In Brienomyrus brachyistius isolate T26 chromosome 3, BBRACH_0.4, whole genome shotgun sequence, the following proteins share a genomic window:
- the valopa gene encoding vertebrate ancient long opsin a, with protein MDTFGIAVNGVSHTEERVTPHDPFAGPLTSVAPWNFKLLAALMFIVTSLSLSENFTVILVTFKFKQLRQPLNYIIVNLSVADFLVSLIGGTLSFLTNANGYFFLGKSACVVEGFAVTFFGIVALWSLAVLAFERFFVICRPLGNVRLRRRHAALGLLFVWMFSFIWTIPPVLGWSSYTVSKIGTTCEPNWYSGDYSDHTYIIAFFTTCFIMPLGVIFVSYGKLMRKLRKVSNAHGRLGNARKPDRQVTRMVVVMIVAFMVGWTPYAAFSIVVTACPTLHLDPRLAAVPAFFAKTAAVYNPVIYIFMNKQFRTCLIQLFKCNGNTLEPNPNQTMDRGGGTGENNTGEISAIAARIPTAEDATQMGSKSSDCGSFVQLPVPENKVCPM; from the exons ATGGATACGTTTGGCATTGCGGTGAACGGTGTTTCGCACACGGAGGAGAGAGTAACGCCGCATGATCCCTTTGCTGGTCCGCTTACATCCGTCGCTCCTTGGAACTTCAAATTATTGGCAGCGCTGATGTTTATTGTCACCTCGTTATCTTTGTCTGAAAATTTCACTGTAATACTGGTTACCTTTAAGTTCAAACAATTAAGGCAGCCTCTGAATTACATCATTGTTAATCTCTCTGTCGCGGATTTTCTCGTATCACTTATCGGTGGGACCTTAAGTTTTCTTACCAACGCGAATGGCTATTTCTTCTTGGGAAAGTCTGCTTGCGTTGTCGAAGGATTCGCGGTCACGTTTTTCG GAATAGTGGCTTTGTGGTCCCTGGCTGTACTGGCCTTTGAACGGTTCTTTGTAATCTGCCGTCCACTGGGGAATGTTCGCCTGAGACGGAGACACGCTGCACTGGGTCTCTTATTTGTCTGGATGTTCTCCTTCATCTGGACCATTCCCCCTGTACTTGGCTGGAGCAGCTACACTGTTAGCAAAATTGGTACCACCTGTGAACCCAACTG GTATTCTGGAGATTATTCAGATCACACCTACATTATCGCTTTCTTCACAACATGCTTCATCATGCCTCTTGGCGTGATCTTTGTCTCCTACGGGAAGCTAATGAGAAAACTGAGGAAG GTGTCTAATGCTCACGGCAGACTGGGGAATGCAAGGAAGCCAGATCGACAAGTGACACGCATGGTCGTGGTGATGATCGTAGCCTTCATGGTTGGCTGGACACCTTATGCCGCCTTCTCGATCGTGGTTACGGCCTGTCCCACCCTCCATCTCGACCCCCGTCTTGCTGCAGTCCCTGCATTCTTTGCCAAAACAGCCGCCGTCTACAACCCAGTCATCTACATCTTCATGAACAAACAG TTCCGGACGTGTCTTATTCAGCTGTTTAAATGCAATGGAAACACCTTGGAGCCGAACCCTAACCAAACCATGGACAGAGGGGGCGGGACTGGTGAAAACAATACAGGAGAGATATCCGCCATCGCAGCCCGGATCCCCACGGCAGAGGATGCCACGCAGATGGGCAGCAAGTCCAGCGACTGTGGCTCTTTTGTTCAACTTCCCGTACCTGAGAACAAAGTCTGCCCAATGTAG
- the nkx6.2 gene encoding homeobox protein Nkx-6.2 isoform X2 — MTEMKTSLFPYALQNPSGFKAPSLTNLNSQLSLGTPHGISDILGRPITTAGQLLSGFPRINGLATSAGMYFNPAAVSRYPKPLTELPGRAPIFWPGVMQSSPWRDPRVPCPAQANMMLDKDGKKKHSRPTFSGQQIFALEKTFEQTKYLAGPERARLAYSLGMTESQVKVWFQNRRTKWRKRHAAEMATAKKKHDSETEKMKESSDNEDDDEYNKPLDPNSDDEKITRLLKKHKATNMSLISPCSNSSDAL, encoded by the exons ATGACTGAGATGAAGACGTCTTTATTCCCTTACGCTCTGCAAAATCCCTCGGGCTTCAAGGCACCTTCGCTCACAAACCTGAACTCGCAGCTCTCTTTGGGCACGCCGCATGGAATAAGCGACATCTTGGGCAGACCGATCACAACAGCTGGACAACTGCTTTCGGGATTTCCCAGGATAAATGGGCTGGCCACCTCTGCGGGGATGTACTTTAATCCGGCTGCCGTTTCTCGGTACCCGAAGCCCTTGACCGAACTGCCTGGCAGAGCTCCCATATTTTGGCCTGGTGTAATGCAGAGCTCTCCATGGCGAGACCCACGGGTCCCTTGTCCCG CCCAGGCGAACATGATGCTTGACAAGGACGGCAAGAAGAAACATTCCAGACCCACATTTTCAGGACAACAAATTTTCGCTCTGGAGAAAACTTTTGAGCAGACAAAGTACCTGGCGGGTCCCGAAAGAGCACGTCTAGCATATTCTTTGGGGATGACCGAAAGCCAAGTGAAG GTTTGGTTTCAAAACAGAAGAACCAAATGGCGGAAGCGACACGCAGCTGAAATGGCCACAGCCAAAAAGAAACACGACTCGGAAACGGAGAAAATGAAGGAGAGCTCGGACAATGAGGACGACGACGAGTACAATAAACCACTGGATCCAAATTCAGACGACGAAAAAATAACGAGACTGCTGAAGAAGCACAAAGCGACGAATATGTCCTTGATCAGCCCCTGCAGCAACAGCTCGGACGCCTTGTGA
- the nkx6.2 gene encoding homeobox protein Nkx-6.2 isoform X1, with product MLAVGQMDTNRQSAFVLGSTPLAALHNMTEMKTSLFPYALQNPSGFKAPSLTNLNSQLSLGTPHGISDILGRPITTAGQLLSGFPRINGLATSAGMYFNPAAVSRYPKPLTELPGRAPIFWPGVMQSSPWRDPRVPCPAQANMMLDKDGKKKHSRPTFSGQQIFALEKTFEQTKYLAGPERARLAYSLGMTESQVKVWFQNRRTKWRKRHAAEMATAKKKHDSETEKMKESSDNEDDDEYNKPLDPNSDDEKITRLLKKHKATNMSLISPCSNSSDAL from the exons ATGTTAGCAGTTGGGCAGATGGATACTAATCGGCAGAGTGCTTTCGTCCTAGGCAGTACACCGCTGGCAGCTTTACACAATATGACTGAGATGAAGACGTCTTTATTCCCTTACGCTCTGCAAAATCCCTCGGGCTTCAAGGCACCTTCGCTCACAAACCTGAACTCGCAGCTCTCTTTGGGCACGCCGCATGGAATAAGCGACATCTTGGGCAGACCGATCACAACAGCTGGACAACTGCTTTCGGGATTTCCCAGGATAAATGGGCTGGCCACCTCTGCGGGGATGTACTTTAATCCGGCTGCCGTTTCTCGGTACCCGAAGCCCTTGACCGAACTGCCTGGCAGAGCTCCCATATTTTGGCCTGGTGTAATGCAGAGCTCTCCATGGCGAGACCCACGGGTCCCTTGTCCCG CCCAGGCGAACATGATGCTTGACAAGGACGGCAAGAAGAAACATTCCAGACCCACATTTTCAGGACAACAAATTTTCGCTCTGGAGAAAACTTTTGAGCAGACAAAGTACCTGGCGGGTCCCGAAAGAGCACGTCTAGCATATTCTTTGGGGATGACCGAAAGCCAAGTGAAG GTTTGGTTTCAAAACAGAAGAACCAAATGGCGGAAGCGACACGCAGCTGAAATGGCCACAGCCAAAAAGAAACACGACTCGGAAACGGAGAAAATGAAGGAGAGCTCGGACAATGAGGACGACGACGAGTACAATAAACCACTGGATCCAAATTCAGACGACGAAAAAATAACGAGACTGCTGAAGAAGCACAAAGCGACGAATATGTCCTTGATCAGCCCCTGCAGCAACAGCTCGGACGCCTTGTGA